The following proteins are co-located in the Chryseobacterium daecheongense genome:
- a CDS encoding helix-turn-helix domain-containing protein, translating to MEKYSNISLHHRQLQDFGIKLMPLSVLSEKETGIHRDDHYMFILQQKGDFTLEVDFNTVGLKGAFLCFVAPGQIHRYVHQQDAEGWFLFVDTGAIPQHYREVLETYQWIRQSVEVNERDVVFDIPGILEKIDETDSLHTVSVKQSLVESVIGMMVSQIMKFQVSEQTSTGQKYTITRQFKKLVKENFKKIKQVQQYAQSLVITPLYLNEAIKEVTGYPASYWIQQEVLLEARRLLFYTKMSVKQIAVELGYDDPVYFSRFFKKGTGMTALQFRSHHKDLSHKDH from the coding sequence TTGGAAAAGTACTCCAACATATCGCTTCATCACCGCCAACTGCAGGATTTTGGAATAAAGCTGATGCCTTTATCGGTTTTATCTGAAAAGGAAACCGGAATTCACCGGGACGATCATTATATGTTTATCCTTCAGCAAAAAGGGGATTTTACCCTTGAAGTAGATTTCAACACCGTAGGATTGAAGGGGGCTTTCCTGTGTTTTGTAGCTCCGGGACAGATTCACCGGTATGTGCATCAGCAGGATGCGGAAGGTTGGTTTTTGTTTGTAGATACGGGAGCCATTCCTCAACATTACCGGGAAGTTCTGGAAACCTACCAATGGATCCGACAATCGGTGGAGGTTAATGAAAGGGATGTCGTCTTTGATATTCCGGGAATACTTGAAAAGATTGATGAAACAGATAGCCTGCATACGGTTTCCGTGAAACAGTCTTTGGTAGAATCGGTTATTGGAATGATGGTTTCCCAGATCATGAAATTTCAGGTTTCGGAGCAGACCAGTACCGGACAGAAGTATACCATTACCCGGCAGTTCAAAAAACTGGTGAAAGAAAATTTTAAAAAGATCAAGCAGGTACAGCAATATGCGCAATCCCTTGTCATTACGCCCCTTTATCTGAACGAAGCGATCAAAGAAGTAACCGGCTATCCTGCCAGCTACTGGATCCAGCAGGAGGTGTTGCTGGAAGCCCGCCGGCTTTTGTTTTATACGAAAATGAGCGTTAAGCAGATCGCGGTTGAATTAGGCTATGATGATCCTGTTTATTTTTCGAGATTTTTCAAAAAAGGAACAGGGATGACCGCCCTTCAGTTCAGGTCCCATCACAAAGATTTGTCTCATAAAGACCATTAA
- a CDS encoding MFS transporter produces MGTRRNLILILASIGTFVEALDIAIINLTIPAIQKQFNIGAETVQWLQTLYVLFFGGFLIIGGKLSDQIGRKKMFLLGALIFMLTSLGAGLSTHFEMLAIFRALQGLGAAFIMPSALSIVTHTFTENQERNKALGVFSSFAAIGSGSGLSIGGIISTYLSWHWVFLINVPILLLTLIFAYQYLPADEKSEGTQKTDAVSGILLVLGLLSLTYGTHELILIMEQPFLVIGSIVVAVILLGSVIYRLRTIKQPLIDLKLFQHRSLMASNIAFFTLGAFFIGFLFLISLMLQKDMEYSAASAGLMLVPFSVMSALVAKFVLPAISKKLNPAQMGIFGWSFMLAGALSLLGAIYWGHPLTIVLLGAACISGIGMTFCFTSLSILGIRDVDASHYGIASSLTSTNYFLGAGIGLSFMTLMGQLFPSDLAVGSLSIIILSAYAVCALGILVYLIIREHKVKREQVAVL; encoded by the coding sequence ATGGGAACAAGAAGAAATTTAATATTAATACTCGCATCGATCGGAACGTTCGTGGAGGCTTTGGATATTGCTATCATTAATCTTACCATTCCTGCTATTCAGAAACAGTTCAATATCGGGGCAGAAACTGTTCAGTGGCTTCAGACCTTGTATGTTTTATTTTTCGGAGGCTTTCTGATTATCGGAGGGAAATTATCTGACCAGATCGGACGTAAAAAAATGTTCCTACTGGGGGCGTTAATTTTTATGCTGACATCATTGGGAGCAGGGCTTTCCACTCATTTCGAAATGCTGGCTATATTCAGGGCTTTACAGGGACTCGGAGCGGCATTTATCATGCCGTCAGCATTATCTATCGTTACTCATACTTTTACGGAAAATCAGGAAAGGAATAAAGCATTGGGTGTTTTCAGCTCTTTTGCTGCGATCGGATCTGGAAGCGGCTTGTCAATAGGAGGGATCATCAGTACTTACCTAAGCTGGCATTGGGTATTCCTGATCAATGTACCTATCCTTTTGCTGACGCTTATTTTTGCTTACCAATATCTTCCGGCAGATGAAAAATCGGAAGGTACGCAGAAAACAGATGCCGTTTCAGGAATATTGCTGGTTTTAGGCCTTTTAAGCCTTACCTATGGAACACACGAGCTTATTCTGATTATGGAACAGCCTTTTTTAGTCATCGGATCAATTGTGGTTGCGGTTATACTTTTAGGTTCTGTAATCTACCGTCTCAGAACCATCAAACAGCCGTTGATTGATCTCAAATTATTCCAACACAGATCACTCATGGCTTCCAATATTGCCTTTTTTACACTGGGTGCATTTTTCATTGGATTTTTATTCCTGATCTCTTTGATGCTTCAGAAAGATATGGAATACAGTGCCGCCTCCGCAGGATTGATGTTGGTTCCTTTCAGCGTTATGTCTGCGTTAGTGGCTAAATTTGTATTACCTGCGATTTCCAAAAAGCTGAATCCTGCACAAATGGGAATTTTCGGATGGTCTTTTATGCTGGCAGGAGCTTTATCTCTGTTGGGAGCTATTTATTGGGGACATCCATTAACGATTGTATTATTGGGTGCCGCATGCATATCCGGAATAGGAATGACCTTTTGCTTTACAAGTTTATCCATTCTGGGAATCCGGGATGTGGATGCATCGCATTATGGGATTGCTTCAAGCTTAACGAGCACCAACTATTTTCTGGGAGCAGGAATCGGTCTGTCATTTATGACTTTAATGGGGCAGTTGTTCCCGTCAGATCTGGCAGTTGGCAGTTTAAGTATCATTATTTTATCAGCTTATGCAGTATGTGCACTTGGAATTCTGGTATATTTGATCATCAGGGAACATAAAGTGAAAAGAGAGCAGGTTGCCGTTTTATAA
- a CDS encoding methyltransferase domain-containing protein, with protein MPWNPDVYNQFKNIRFKPFFDLAELITGETPMKAIDLGCGTGEQTAILTEKFPQAEFIGIDSSPEMLEKSKTLENDRLHFRMSTTEEMLTGNETWDLIFSNAALQWSDDHPQLFPKLISKLKTNGQLAIQMPYQPGNTLNKILTALAGEEPFKSYLQGWNRPSAVLTIDEYAQILFENGIEELNLFQKVYPIIAEDHDTLFNFISGSALIPYLERLDEEQQKEFTHEFKARIATSFPKLPAIYAFKRILLYGRKK; from the coding sequence ATGCCTTGGAATCCTGACGTTTACAATCAATTTAAAAATATCCGTTTCAAACCTTTTTTCGACCTTGCGGAACTCATTACCGGGGAAACGCCGATGAAGGCCATAGATTTAGGCTGTGGGACGGGAGAACAAACGGCTATTCTCACAGAAAAATTTCCCCAAGCCGAGTTTATCGGAATCGACTCCTCTCCGGAAATGCTTGAAAAATCCAAAACCCTGGAAAATGACCGGCTTCATTTCAGAATGTCCACCACGGAAGAGATGCTCACGGGTAATGAAACCTGGGACCTTATTTTCAGCAATGCAGCCCTTCAATGGTCTGATGATCACCCTCAGTTATTCCCCAAGCTGATCTCAAAACTTAAAACAAACGGACAGCTCGCCATCCAGATGCCTTACCAACCGGGAAACACCCTGAATAAGATCTTAACTGCTCTTGCCGGAGAAGAACCTTTTAAAAGCTATTTACAGGGATGGAACCGGCCTTCTGCAGTGCTCACGATAGATGAATATGCTCAGATCTTATTCGAGAACGGAATTGAAGAATTAAATCTTTTTCAAAAAGTGTATCCTATCATTGCGGAAGATCATGATACTTTGTTCAATTTTATTTCCGGTTCCGCTTTAATCCCCTATCTGGAAAGGCTGGATGAAGAACAACAAAAAGAATTTACCCACGAGTTTAAAGCCCGCATTGCTACAAGTTTCCCCAAGCTTCCTGCCATTTATGCATTTAAAAGAATCTTACTCTATGGAAGAAAAAAATAA
- a CDS encoding TIGR00730 family Rossman fold protein, translating to MIKRLTVFCGSSFGNESVYEEQAYALGKKLAEEQIGLVYGGAISGLMGTVANGVMENKGEAIGILPHFLQGKEIAHLGLSELILVETMHERKTKMNELSDGVIALPGGYGTLEELFEMMTWAQLGLHQKPIAVLNVNGFYNDLLQMSQNMVDKGFLKETNQKMLIVDDNIDTLLMKMKNYEAPNVEKWISKDEV from the coding sequence ATGATAAAGAGACTAACCGTATTTTGTGGATCAAGTTTTGGAAACGAATCGGTTTATGAAGAACAAGCTTATGCGCTTGGAAAGAAGCTTGCGGAAGAGCAGATAGGTTTGGTATATGGCGGTGCGATCAGCGGATTGATGGGAACAGTAGCTAACGGGGTTATGGAAAACAAAGGGGAAGCAATAGGGATACTTCCTCATTTTCTGCAGGGGAAAGAAATTGCCCACCTGGGATTAAGTGAACTCATTCTGGTAGAAACGATGCACGAACGTAAAACGAAAATGAACGAATTATCCGATGGGGTTATTGCTCTGCCGGGCGGTTATGGAACACTGGAAGAACTTTTTGAAATGATGACCTGGGCACAGCTTGGGTTGCATCAAAAGCCAATTGCTGTTCTTAATGTCAATGGGTTCTATAATGACCTGTTACAGATGTCTCAGAACATGGTTGATAAAGGTTTTTTAAAAGAAACCAATCAAAAGATGCTGATCGTAGATGACAATATTGATACCCTTTTAATGAAAATGAAGAATTACGAGGCTCCAAATGTTGAAAAATGGATCTCTAAGGATGAGGTGTGA
- a CDS encoding Lrp/AsnC family transcriptional regulator, producing MQPEKYTLDEKDLSILRLLQKDAKLSVRDISTRINLSPTPTHERIKRMEKSGIIKEYTTVLDRKKVNKGMMVICMIALNAHNKKMATKFIEEVCKLKEVVEFYNISGDFDFMLKILAPNMDEFHEFFVNKLSEIEGIGQTKSIFVMNSIKESTQII from the coding sequence ATGCAACCCGAAAAATATACCCTCGACGAAAAAGACCTCTCTATCCTGCGTTTACTGCAAAAAGATGCCAAACTAAGTGTAAGGGATATTTCCACACGCATCAATCTTAGTCCGACACCCACCCATGAACGGATTAAGCGCATGGAAAAATCAGGAATTATTAAGGAATACACTACTGTTTTAGACCGGAAAAAAGTCAATAAAGGGATGATGGTCATATGTATGATCGCTTTGAACGCCCATAATAAAAAGATGGCTACAAAATTCATCGAAGAGGTCTGCAAATTAAAAGAAGTTGTTGAGTTTTATAACATCAGTGGTGATTTTGATTTTATGCTGAAGATCCTGGCTCCCAATATGGATGAGTTTCATGAGTTTTTTGTGAATAAACTTTCGGAGATTGAAGGGATCGGGCAGACAAAAAGTATTTTTGTGATGAACAGTATTAAAGAAAGCACTCAGATCATTTAA
- a CDS encoding AraC family transcriptional regulator, with protein MSSKPLLNVDDVSNPYFVWFEDNWQHDDVLHIHEKKGQLVYVESGFQYLTVEGKMYLLPQNHAAWIPPKTLHKTNSHSESIRLMIMFFDVDTEDPFYHQVHVFSVPAVLREMIRYAEKWSMNTTENNDENIFLKALYNELRNFVADSIQLHISLPQDKRLTQAINYLNTHYTEDLKMEDLSDIASLSLRSLERIFKKETGLTLIKYQQILRIIKSMELLSANEWTISEIAFQVGYKSLQAYTNSFQSVMQYRPSDFIKNL; from the coding sequence ATGTCTTCCAAACCTCTCTTGAATGTCGATGATGTCAGCAACCCGTATTTTGTTTGGTTTGAAGATAACTGGCAGCATGATGATGTTCTTCATATTCATGAGAAAAAAGGACAGCTTGTGTATGTGGAAAGCGGGTTTCAATATCTTACAGTAGAAGGGAAAATGTATCTTTTACCCCAAAACCATGCGGCCTGGATTCCACCGAAGACTTTGCATAAAACCAATTCTCATTCTGAAAGTATCCGGCTGATGATTATGTTTTTTGATGTTGATACAGAAGATCCTTTTTACCATCAGGTTCATGTATTTTCAGTACCAGCAGTGTTGAGAGAAATGATCAGGTACGCTGAAAAATGGTCGATGAATACTACCGAAAACAACGATGAAAATATTTTCCTAAAAGCATTGTATAACGAGCTTCGTAACTTTGTGGCCGATTCTATTCAGCTTCACATCAGCCTTCCTCAGGATAAAAGATTAACGCAGGCGATCAATTACCTGAATACCCATTATACCGAAGATCTTAAAATGGAAGATCTGAGCGATATTGCTTCATTGTCACTCAGGTCCCTGGAAAGAATTTTTAAAAAAGAAACAGGACTTACGCTGATCAAGTATCAGCAGATACTTCGCATCATTAAAAGCATGGAATTACTAAGTGCCAATGAATGGACCATTTCTGAAATCGCTTTTCAGGTCGGATATAAAAGCCTGCAAGCCTACACCAACAGTTTTCAGTCGGTCATGCAATACAGGCCTAGTGATTTTATCAAAAACTTATGA
- a CDS encoding GNAT family N-acetyltransferase — MEEKNNELNLRKVTFGDLKTVIEMLADDVLGKNREEVSDPLNEQYISAFRSIEQNPNQDLLVLVNRDDEILGTLQVTYLQYLNHKGSKRALIESVRIHSSMRGKGLGEKMFHLVIQRAKENGADVVQLMSDKTRTEALRFYKKLGFTASHEGFKMKI; from the coding sequence ATGGAAGAAAAAAATAACGAGCTCAATTTACGCAAAGTAACATTCGGCGATTTAAAGACTGTTATAGAAATGCTGGCGGATGATGTACTGGGAAAAAACAGAGAGGAAGTTTCGGATCCCTTGAACGAGCAATATATCTCAGCCTTCAGAAGCATCGAACAAAACCCTAATCAGGATTTACTGGTTCTGGTCAATCGGGATGATGAGATCCTGGGAACCCTACAGGTCACGTACCTTCAATACCTCAACCACAAAGGAAGTAAACGTGCATTAATCGAATCTGTCCGTATCCATTCGTCGATGCGAGGGAAGGGTTTGGGTGAAAAAATGTTTCACCTGGTGATTCAACGGGCTAAAGAAAACGGAGCTGATGTCGTACAGCTGATGTCGGATAAAACAAGAACTGAGGCACTCAGGTTTTATAAAAAGCTTGGGTTCACCGCTTCCCATGAAGGCTTTAAAATGAAAATTTAA
- a CDS encoding DPP IV N-terminal domain-containing protein, with translation MKISCKHAILKVGLMIVFLVSFAHAQVSDTITSKGRYRNYLKFHSLIRDTYIIPHWYKDGSRFWFAVGTPENTMVYEVDPEHNTKRPFFDQDRLRKSLTPWLDKEPENKGLPFSDFVFVEDDNAAEFFVEHKKFRLYLNDYKILKIDGKEEVRQPLAGIMSPDGQQSVIMKDHNIWLISHSGPKEQQLTTGGTDDYPWTVENGCWSKDGKRLLLKRSDGRKVHHLPVIDYSEPEESVTYTVYAKTGGAIEIPELYVLNIDSGNSITIKEGSGTPQYVFPVGWTQEGSEILFMRLDRLGKKLEFLATNPDTGAGRTILSEEAKTFVAGLDFLTGNWKRQVTLLKERPSFIWMSERDGWRHLYLYSMDGKLVRQLTSGNFPVTGVIKTNEKSGLIYFTANAEKEVYSTNVYSVGLNGKNGKRLTPAPGIHTYSQFSPSGKYFLDTHSSPDTAPAVELRTTDGKWLQQVHQSDITKLQKIGFRAPEIFKAKAADGITDLYGIMYKPYDFDPSKKYPVVEMVYAGPFINIVPHRFGPTTSLSVQAQALAQLGYITVMMDTRGTVERSKAFQDAVYRNIGRYEIADRVAVFRQLGEKYSYMDMKRVGICGHSWGGYFAIRAMLMAPDLYKVGIASAPGELTEGAEINEPYMGLPEDNKEGYEWGTNTHHAANLKGKLLLIHGTSDINAPLSTTIRMIDALTKAGKRYDLILVPGKGHDIESEDYVNDAIRRYFEENLKNTEK, from the coding sequence ATGAAAATTTCGTGTAAACATGCTATCCTGAAGGTGGGTCTTATGATCGTTTTTCTGGTTTCCTTTGCTCATGCACAGGTGAGTGATACCATAACGAGCAAGGGCCGTTACCGGAATTATCTGAAGTTCCATTCCCTGATCCGGGATACCTACATTATTCCGCATTGGTACAAGGATGGAAGCCGCTTCTGGTTTGCGGTGGGAACTCCTGAAAATACGATGGTGTATGAAGTGGATCCGGAACACAATACAAAGCGTCCTTTTTTTGATCAGGACCGTTTAAGGAAATCACTCACTCCATGGTTAGATAAGGAACCGGAAAATAAGGGGTTACCGTTCAGTGATTTTGTTTTTGTAGAGGATGATAATGCTGCGGAATTTTTTGTTGAACATAAAAAGTTTAGGCTGTACCTGAACGATTACAAGATCTTAAAAATTGACGGAAAGGAAGAAGTAAGACAGCCATTGGCAGGCATTATGTCGCCTGATGGGCAACAATCTGTTATTATGAAAGATCACAATATATGGCTGATTAGCCATTCCGGCCCAAAAGAGCAACAGCTTACTACCGGCGGAACGGATGATTATCCCTGGACCGTCGAGAATGGGTGCTGGTCAAAAGACGGTAAAAGGCTGCTGTTGAAGAGGTCTGATGGAAGGAAGGTTCATCACTTGCCTGTCATAGATTATTCGGAACCTGAGGAATCTGTGACATACACTGTCTATGCAAAGACAGGCGGGGCTATTGAAATTCCAGAACTGTATGTACTGAACATTGATTCCGGAAACAGCATTACCATAAAAGAAGGTTCCGGCACTCCCCAATATGTATTTCCGGTAGGATGGACACAGGAGGGTTCAGAAATTCTTTTTATGCGCCTGGACCGTCTTGGGAAAAAACTGGAGTTTCTGGCCACGAATCCTGACACCGGAGCAGGCAGGACAATTCTGAGCGAAGAGGCTAAAACCTTTGTAGCCGGATTGGATTTCCTGACCGGCAACTGGAAACGTCAGGTCACCCTTTTGAAGGAGCGCCCTTCTTTTATATGGATGTCAGAACGTGACGGATGGAGACATCTTTACCTGTATAGTATGGATGGGAAACTGGTCCGCCAGCTGACATCAGGAAATTTTCCGGTCACCGGTGTGATTAAAACGAATGAAAAGTCAGGACTGATTTACTTCACGGCGAATGCCGAAAAAGAAGTGTATTCTACCAATGTATATAGCGTCGGTCTTAACGGAAAAAATGGTAAAAGATTAACGCCCGCTCCCGGAATTCATACCTATTCCCAGTTTTCACCTTCCGGGAAATATTTTCTGGATACCCATTCCTCTCCGGATACAGCTCCTGCCGTTGAACTCAGGACAACGGATGGAAAGTGGTTGCAACAGGTTCATCAGTCTGATATCACCAAGCTGCAGAAAATAGGATTCAGGGCTCCTGAAATTTTTAAAGCTAAGGCAGCTGACGGAATTACGGATCTTTATGGAATCATGTACAAACCTTATGATTTCGATCCATCTAAAAAATATCCTGTCGTAGAAATGGTGTATGCCGGCCCTTTTATCAATATTGTACCTCACCGGTTCGGGCCTACAACATCACTTTCGGTTCAGGCACAGGCATTAGCTCAGCTGGGATATATCACAGTAATGATGGACACAAGAGGAACGGTTGAAAGAAGCAAAGCTTTCCAGGATGCTGTTTACAGGAATATCGGAAGATATGAAATTGCAGATCGTGTGGCTGTTTTCAGGCAGCTTGGGGAAAAATATTCCTATATGGACATGAAGCGTGTTGGTATTTGCGGCCATTCATGGGGTGGCTATTTTGCCATCCGGGCTATGCTGATGGCGCCTGACCTATACAAGGTCGGCATTGCTTCGGCACCGGGTGAACTGACAGAAGGCGCAGAAATTAATGAACCTTATATGGGACTGCCGGAAGATAATAAAGAAGGATACGAATGGGGAACGAATACCCATCATGCCGCAAACCTTAAAGGTAAATTGCTTCTTATACATGGAACAAGCGATATAAATGCCCCGCTTTCAACAACCATCCGGATGATTGATGCGCTAACGAAAGCCGGAAAAAGGTATGACCTCATCCTGGTTCCCGGAAAAGGACATGATATAGAAAGTGAAGACTACGTAAATGATGCAATCCGACGGTATTTCGAAGAAAATCTGAAAAATACAGAGAAATAA
- a CDS encoding NAD(P)/FAD-dependent oxidoreductase has product MNHGYTMNEIPVQKQIRIAIAGAGLGGLCLAQGLKKKGIQCVLFEKDEAMNTRTQGYRIRINEQGRQALEDCLPEPLYQLFMETCAARTKGLKVFTPHLEKTGKELVDSWSDGIREVPDLKPNRLTLREILVQGLEEKIHFGKAVTDYRRLENGEVLLSFADGSTYTADLVIAADGVNSRIGTECCGDQKVNTGNITIYGRTFLTDENREAIAAELRTGTSVILGDQFSLIADAMQFDFLKYNSSWDALSPLQDYFYWAFIGKPAAFGWPLQDFYTLSSQEIFNHIRRVTDHWHPQLKALLDFGDQQSLVMGPIRSSLPKEKWVSGNVTALGDAVHAMSPAGGLGANTAFRDAALLAANISEAVFGNTELAFAIENYEDTMRIYSNEAIIMSLEGGEVLYGNPVSGK; this is encoded by the coding sequence ATGAATCATGGATATACAATGAATGAAATACCGGTACAGAAGCAAATACGAATTGCTATTGCAGGTGCAGGATTAGGAGGTTTATGCCTAGCCCAGGGACTGAAAAAGAAAGGAATCCAATGTGTCCTTTTTGAAAAGGACGAAGCGATGAACACACGAACCCAGGGATACCGGATCAGGATCAATGAGCAGGGCAGGCAGGCACTGGAAGATTGTCTTCCGGAACCGCTGTATCAGCTTTTTATGGAAACTTGTGCTGCCCGTACCAAAGGCCTGAAAGTTTTTACTCCCCATCTTGAAAAAACAGGAAAAGAGCTGGTCGATTCCTGGAGTGACGGCATCCGGGAAGTTCCCGACCTGAAACCCAACCGGCTGACTTTACGGGAAATATTGGTACAAGGTCTGGAAGAGAAGATCCATTTTGGAAAAGCGGTAACAGATTATCGCAGGCTGGAAAACGGGGAAGTATTGCTTTCTTTTGCTGACGGAAGCACGTATACTGCTGATCTCGTTATTGCGGCAGATGGCGTAAATTCCCGGATCGGCACTGAATGTTGCGGAGACCAAAAAGTAAATACCGGAAATATAACCATCTACGGAAGGACGTTCCTAACGGATGAAAACCGCGAAGCAATTGCTGCCGAATTGCGGACCGGAACTTCTGTGATTCTTGGAGATCAGTTTTCATTAATTGCCGATGCGATGCAGTTTGATTTTTTGAAATACAATAGCTCATGGGATGCATTAAGTCCGTTGCAGGATTATTTCTATTGGGCTTTTATCGGAAAGCCGGCTGCTTTTGGATGGCCTTTGCAGGATTTTTATACGCTTTCTTCACAGGAGATTTTTAATCATATTCGAAGGGTTACCGATCATTGGCACCCCCAATTAAAAGCCCTCCTGGACTTCGGGGATCAGCAGTCTTTAGTCATGGGTCCGATCAGATCTTCATTGCCTAAAGAAAAATGGGTGTCCGGGAATGTTACGGCTTTAGGGGATGCCGTGCATGCGATGAGCCCCGCCGGCGGATTAGGAGCCAATACAGCATTCAGGGATGCAGCATTATTGGCAGCGAATATCAGTGAAGCCGTTTTCGGCAATACAGAGCTTGCCTTCGCGATTGAAAACTATGAAGATACAATGAGAATATACAGCAACGAAGCCATTATCATGTCTCTTGAGGGTGGAGAAGTATTGTATGGAAACCCGGTGAGTGGAAAATAA
- a CDS encoding T9SS type A sorting domain-containing protein has product MRTSLLCVKNSIAAAMVFLTGMAGAQQWLVNGNSGIVPNNYVGTVDSRILYLRTNGATSNPNQALLNEFGSFIVETTNNTNASKAKGSIIAGISNTLGGQAGSSIVGGWTNNLSNAGGANIVGGQDNAVLNNASKSVALGWKNIIRNHNEFALGVGIDLTEEYSGGFGIDLAAAGNRSFVIGAGTGGAKLTNTIPYSIMLGMSGNSTMLIKDQSVGIRTNAPTANFHTVGTVRLQDLPVGSGRALVVDSNGNVMVSNSILSRTAPSDETVQKLEDRIKTLENTVEELKQLLVSKNTITDISLSDNPFLGQNVPNPAKNETSIRYFLPHHIKTASLDIYNISGQLIKSVPLREKGNGTIRLSGSELQSGTYVYKMTADGKVTDAKKLIIQD; this is encoded by the coding sequence ATGAGAACATCACTATTATGCGTGAAAAATAGCATAGCAGCGGCTATGGTATTTCTAACGGGTATGGCTGGCGCCCAACAATGGCTGGTCAATGGAAACAGCGGAATTGTACCCAACAATTACGTAGGTACTGTAGACAGCAGGATTCTGTATCTGAGAACAAACGGCGCCACTTCAAATCCCAATCAGGCACTTCTGAATGAATTCGGTTCGTTTATCGTAGAAACAACGAATAACACCAATGCGTCAAAAGCCAAAGGAAGCATTATTGCAGGAATATCCAATACTTTGGGAGGCCAGGCCGGCAGCAGCATTGTAGGTGGATGGACCAATAACCTCAGTAATGCGGGAGGAGCTAATATCGTAGGCGGACAGGATAATGCTGTTTTGAACAATGCCAGCAAATCGGTTGCACTGGGTTGGAAGAACATCATCAGGAACCATAATGAATTTGCACTAGGAGTGGGAATCGATCTTACCGAAGAGTATTCCGGAGGATTTGGAATCGACCTTGCAGCCGCAGGTAACCGTTCGTTCGTTATCGGAGCAGGAACCGGCGGAGCCAAGCTTACCAATACCATCCCCTATTCTATTATGTTGGGAATGTCCGGCAATTCAACAATGCTTATCAAAGACCAGAGTGTAGGAATACGGACCAACGCCCCTACAGCTAATTTCCATACCGTAGGAACCGTAAGGCTTCAGGATCTGCCCGTAGGAAGCGGACGCGCATTGGTTGTGGATTCTAACGGCAACGTCATGGTATCCAACTCAATTCTCTCCAGAACGGCCCCTTCTGATGAAACTGTTCAAAAGCTTGAAGACCGTATCAAAACCCTTGAAAATACTGTTGAAGAACTCAAGCAACTTCTTGTAAGCAAAAATACCATCACTGATATTTCCCTTTCGGATAACCCTTTCCTGGGGCAAAATGTCCCTAACCCGGCAAAGAATGAAACAAGTATCCGGTATTTTTTACCTCACCATATAAAAACCGCTTCACTGGACATCTACAATATTTCCGGACAGCTTATTAAATCTGTTCCTCTTCGTGAGAAAGGAAACGGAACGATACGACTTTCCGGGTCAGAACTTCAGTCCGGCACTTATGTGTATAAAATGACAGCAGACGGCAAAGTAACTGATGCCAAAAAGCTTATCATACAGGATTAA
- a CDS encoding MarR family transcriptional regulator produces MAQPEHTIFYSIEESIKSYRQFAQKQINDRGFDITIDQGLVLSIINENPGIAQKDIARRAFKDHASVTRIIELLVKRNFLKRDSFEEDRRRFNLILTGEGKDILNDIQPIVNANRKKAVEGISPEEIELLRKLVNKIAANCRS; encoded by the coding sequence ATGGCTCAACCGGAACATACTATTTTTTACAGCATAGAGGAATCGATCAAATCTTATCGTCAGTTTGCCCAGAAGCAGATCAATGACAGGGGATTTGACATTACGATCGATCAGGGACTGGTCCTGAGTATAATTAATGAAAATCCGGGAATTGCCCAGAAAGATATTGCGAGGCGGGCTTTTAAGGATCATGCTTCGGTAACCCGCATTATCGAGCTATTAGTGAAAAGGAACTTTTTGAAAAGAGATTCTTTTGAAGAAGACAGACGACGGTTTAACCTCATCCTTACCGGGGAGGGAAAAGATATTTTAAACGATATTCAGCCCATCGTGAATGCAAACAGGAAAAAAGCAGTTGAAGGCATTTCTCCGGAGGAGATTGAACTGCTGAGAAAGCTTGTTAATAAGATTGCAGCTAACTGCAGAAGCTAA